A window from Solanum stenotomum isolate F172 chromosome 5, ASM1918654v1, whole genome shotgun sequence encodes these proteins:
- the LOC125865137 gene encoding outer envelope protein 64, mitochondrial: protein MTKLNVSNPKVWVVIGVGFAGILILAEVNRRRLKARNSIKQDFGAFIERIELLPFPQPPPPAARLSLSGLSFAIKDNIDVKEYVTGFGSPAWKRTHEVATKTAMVVTALLKNGSTCVGKTSMDEFGLGITGENEHYGTPTNPKLPSHIPGGSSSGSAVAVAAELVDFALGTDTTGCIRVPVAFCGVFGFRPSHGAVSTIGVLPVSQSLDSIGWLARDPSVLHRVGHVLLQIPSIEPKRTRCFVIADDLFQLCNVPKQKTVYVVTKVIEKLSGYQTPKHLNLGQYIASNVPSLKGFIEQSTIQQNGMSTLRALSSVMFLLQRYEFNTNYEEWMKAVKPRLGSQVTSHIAAAVTLAPENIKVLYKVRTEMRVAMQNLLKNDGILVLPTIADPPLKLKSRKGLSAEVHDRAFALLGIASMSGCCQAAIPFGEHDNYPISLSFIASHGTDKFLLDTVLDMYSSIQDEVIIQSSASPLPDTNGSIDASELLKEKGNAAFKGKQWNKAVSYYTEAIKLNDNATYYSNRAAAYLELGCFQQAEEDCTKAISLDKKNVKAYMRRGTARESLLFYKEALQDIRHALVLEPQNKFASVSEKRLRKLIS from the exons ATGACTAAACTCAATGTATCGAACCCCAAAGTCTGGGTTGTGATCGGCGTCGGATTCGCCGGAATATTGATCCTGGCTGAGGTTAATCGGCGACGATTGAAAGCTAGAAACTCAATCAAACAAGACTTTGGCGCTTTTATTGAACGAATAGAGTTGCTTCCGTTTCCTCAACCACCTCCTCCAGCTGCTCGACTTTCCCTTTCTGGTCTCTCATTTGCCATCAAAGACAA TATTGATGTGAAGGAATATGTGACGGGTTTTGGTAGTCCTGCCTGGAAACGGACGCATGAGGTGGCTACAAAGACAGCCATGGTTGTAACTGCTCTTCTGAAGAATGGTTCTACTTGTGTTGGGAAGACTAGCATGGACGAATTTGGACTTGG GATTACTGGAGAGAATGAGCACTACGGTACTCCAACTAATCCAAAATTGCCATCTCATATTCCAGGTGGCTCATCCAGTGGTTCAGCTGTTGCTGTTGCAGctgaacttgttgattttgctTTAG GTACCGATACAACTGGGTGCATTAGAGTCCCAGTAGCATTTTGTGGTGTCTTTGGGTTTAGGCCGTCACATGGGGCCGTATCAACTATTGGTGTTCTGCCTGTATCACAAAGTTTGGACAGTATTG GATGGTTAGCTCGTGATCCATCTGTGCTGCATCGAGTTGGACATGTGTTGCTTCAGATACCATCAATTGAACCTAAGAGGACAAGATGCTTTGTTATAGCCGATGATCTTTTTCAGCTCTGTAACGTACCAAAACAGAAGACAGTGTATGTTGTCACCAAAGTAATAGAAAAATTATCTGGAT ACCAGACACCCAAACATCTGAACCTTGGGCAGTATATTGCATCAAACGTACCCAGCTTAAAAGGTTTCATTGAACAATCAACCATCCAGCAGAATGGGATGTCTACTCTACGAGCTCTCTCTTCTGTGATGTTTCTTCTTCAAAG ATATGAGTTTAACACAAATTATGAAGAATGGATGAAGGCTGTGAAACCGAGGTTGGGTTCTCAAGTCACCAGTCACATTGCTGCAGCAGTTACCTTGGCTCCTGAGAACATCAAAGTTCTTTACAAAGTTAGGACCGAGATGCGAGTTGCTATGCAGAATCTTTTGAAG AACGATGGCATATTGGTTCTTCCGACGATTGCAGATCCTCCTTTAAAATTGAAGTCAAGGAAAGGTCTATCTGCTGAAGTTCATGATAGAGCATTTGCTTTATTGGGCATTGCCAGCATGTCAGGATGTTGTCAG GCTGCCATTCCTTTTGGAGAACATGATAACTATCCTATCTCCCTGTCATTTATTGCATCTCACGGGACTGATAAGTTTCTACTTGACACTGTCTTGGATATGTACTCATCTATCCAAGATGAAGTAATCATACAATCCAGTGCATCTCCATTACCAGATACCAATGGTAGCATTGATGCATCTGAGCTTTTGAAAGAAAAG GGAAATGCTGCATTTAAGGGCAAGCAGTGGAACAAAGCTGTAAGCTACTATACAGAAGCAATAAAATTGAATGACAACGCTACATATTATTCCAACCGGGCAGCTGCTTACTTAGAATTGGGATG CTTCCAACAAGCTGAAGAGGACTGTACTAAAGCAATTTCACTTGATAAAAAG AATGTAAAGGCTTATATGAGAAGGGGAACTGCCAGGGAGTCCCTTCTCTTCTATAAAGAGGCTCTTCAAG ATATTAGACATGCACTGGTTCTGGAACCACAGAATAAGTTTGCGAGTGTGTCTGAAAAGAGACTCAGAAAGCTAATTAGTTGA